The candidate division WOR-3 bacterium sequence ATTGTGATTTTATTCTTTACTACTTTTATTTATTATTTAATAATATCGGAAGATTATATAGTGGCTAAATTAGTAAGTTTAACCAGATTCATTATCCAAATAATTATTTATTATATAATTTCCCATAAAATACCAAACAATTTACAGAAAATAAAAAATAATTATATCTATTTTAATATATTGGGATATTTGGTTTTATTTTCTTCATGGTTAAGTATTTTTTTATTTTATTTTACCGGAGAAAAACTAGGAGAAATTCAATCTAATCAAAATGGGGTTCGCTACTTTGGTTTAATTGGAGATCAACTAGGATTTATTGGTTTAATTTTTATATTTATATCATTGATGATTGGTGCAAAAATTAATGCTGTTATTTGGGGGATAACAGTAATCGCCACAGGAACTCGAGGAGCGATAATTTCATTAGTCATGGGACTGATTATTTATTTCTTGCCTAAATTACCTAATTTTTTGAAAAAAAATTGGAGCATATTAGCGCAAACAAATAATTTAATTATAGTATTATCTTTGGTGCTTGTTTATCTGATTTTTTACAATTATTTACATTTACAGATTAATTTAATTTTAGAAATATTTAATAATACCTTATCCAGAATAATCAATATGTTAGGAGATGATTTTAGCGGAACACAACGAAAATTAACCTGGCAAATTGCTACGAATGTATTCTTGAATAATCCTTTAATAGGAGTAGGTTATAGTGGCTTTCGTTTTGTAGCTTTAAAATATGGAGCGGAAGAATTGTTCACGGGATACGATGTGACAAATTCTACGGCAAATGCCAGCAATCAATATCTGCAAGTTGCAACCGATGCTGGTCTAATTGGAATTATGGGATTTATCAGTTTATTTAGTAGTATTTTAAAAGTACTTAAAATAGCTAGTTATTGTCCTATTCCAGAGTTAAGTAAATTTTTTATTGCAGGACGAATTTGGTTATGGTCTTTACTGATCGGAAATCAAACAGCCGCTTGGTTTGTTCCCGGATCGCTGATCAGTTACTTATTGTGGTTAATTCTGGGTATGGCCGCTGCTACGGTAGCTACTGGCAGTGACGTAAGTCAAGTTACCAGCCAACGTAAACCTATAAATTACAGATTTTAAGAGAATGTTTAATTCAGGCAAATTGAAAATCCTTCATATTCAAAAAGTCGCAGGTATAGCAGGTTCAGAAAACCACCTGCTAACCTTACTCCCCCAGCTAAAAGAGTACGGTTACGATGCAACTATGCTTGTTTTGGCGGACTCCGAAGACCGGCCAGAATCTTTCATCGAACAAATGCGGGCGGCTGGAATTCCGACTGATCGAATCTCAATGGGTGCAGATATAGACCCATTCCTAGTCTCGCAGATCACACGCTATCTCAGACAAAATTATTTTAAATTAATCCACACCCATTTATTTCATGCTGATATCTATGGCACTTTAGCGGCACGATTGGCAGGTATTCAACCAATTATTTCCACCAAGCATGGTTTCAATCCTTGGCGGACTCAACAAATTTACAGTTTCTTAGATCGAATGGCTGCCAAATGGCAACAACAATTAATCGTTATTTCTCAAGCGCTCGGTGAATGGCTGGTGCAAACCGAAAAACTTCCGTCTCAAAAAATACGGGTGATTCACTATGCCCTACAAATGGAGCAATTTCTGGCAGTAACTCAAGCTAAGCCTGAACTGGTTAACCTTTCCAAACCTATCATCGGCACAGTCAGCCGTCTGCTGCATCAAAAAGGCGTCCATGTTCTACTTGATGCTTTTGCAAAATGTCTGGATCAGCACCCACAAGCTTCTTTAGTAATTGTTGGTGATGGCCTTTATCGCAATCAATTAGAAGAACAAGCCCGTACCTTGGGAATTGCCGAAAATACTCATTTTCT is a genomic window containing:
- a CDS encoding O-antigen ligase family protein — its product is MIDFSLIILVPILIILSPVFNLLSFKLGEIDINLSDLILLITIILFLVRYLFVFTSLKTNYFLSKINQNILQYIVILFFTTFIYYLIISEDYIVAKLVSLTRFIIQIIIYYIISHKIPNNLQKIKNNYIYFNILGYLVLFSSWLSIFLFYFTGEKLGEIQSNQNGVRYFGLIGDQLGFIGLIFIFISLMIGAKINAVIWGITVIATGTRGAIISLVMGLIIYFLPKLPNFLKKNWSILAQTNNLIIVLSLVLVYLIFYNYLHLQINLILEIFNNTLSRIINMLGDDFSGTQRKLTWQIATNVFLNNPLIGVGYSGFRFVALKYGAEELFTGYDVTNSTANASNQYLQVATDAGLIGIMGFISLFSSILKVLKIASYCPIPELSKFFIAGRIWLWSLLIGNQTAAWFVPGSLISYLLWLILGMAAATVATGSDVSQVTSQRKPINYRF
- a CDS encoding glycosyltransferase family 4 protein, producing MFNSGKLKILHIQKVAGIAGSENHLLTLLPQLKEYGYDATMLVLADSEDRPESFIEQMRAAGIPTDRISMGADIDPFLVSQITRYLRQNYFKLIHTHLFHADIYGTLAARLAGIQPIISTKHGFNPWRTQQIYSFLDRMAAKWQQQLIVISQALGEWLVQTEKLPSQKIRVIHYALQMEQFLAVTQAKPELVNLSKPIIGTVSRLLHQKGVHVLLDAFAKCLDQHPQASLVIVGDGLYRNQLEEQARTLGIAENTHFLGYLQQPRLSAVVSEFDIFAFPTFGEGFGLVLLEAMAVSKPVVASNVMAIPEIVIDGKTGLLVPPDNADALAQALVKLIENPTLCQQFGMAGRQRLEQEFTVDRMVEKTSAVYDEVLGISRRK